In Rutidosis leptorrhynchoides isolate AG116_Rl617_1_P2 chromosome 6, CSIRO_AGI_Rlap_v1, whole genome shotgun sequence, the DNA window aaattttttttttttttttttttttgaaaggaccCTTTAATGTAATTTTTGATAACTCAAAATTGTTACAACCTGAATCACTTCTATAAACATCCTATCCCATTTTGACCCTGACCCACCCATATTGCTTTGTCTACGAATAAAAGCATCTAAGCTTGGTGCAACTTACCGGAACAGTCACAGCCGGCAATCCCAGAAAATTTCCAGCTATTGCGTATCGAACAAGTGCAGCTGAGACAAACAGTGATTGCAGTGAAAAATCTAActaaacaataaataaaataataattaaacatAACTTGATACCTCCATTTACGTAGTCTAGTTCACCGGTCTCGTGGACATCATCCTTTATTTCGTATGCTGTTACGCTATCGAGAACAAGAAAAAGAAGTCAAATTGTGATATCGGAAACACAATGATTATGTGCAGCCTATGATTCATAGGCTCACTTGttcataataattggttcataGTTTCTGGTACATAGACTATAAATAACTATCTAGCatttgtttgtgtcaaaaatagatGGATTCAGAATAAGATTATACCCGACAGTAGGTGTAACGATGACATCCGCCATAGTGAATATCTTTTCATGAATCTTCATTAGGCGGTTCCTTCAACAATGTTATTAAGAAAAACAATTAGAGGCTTTTAGTGGAGgtggtaattttgacccatttactaatGAATAGGTTCTTTTTGTTCGGGTTGATTGATGAAGAACCTGTACCTTATTCGTTGTGCATTCAGGTAATCCCTACTGCTAAAAGCACCATATACAGATACTCCTACTCTTACATCCGACCCCGATTCAGACTTGTTACTGTTACATTTCCCATAATTATCAACATCAACTAAATATTATATTCGAGTATAAATAGTTATTGATGTTGTTTAGTTACGTACTGTTTTTCTAAAAGATGACCAAGAGAAGCAGAACATTCTGCACCTATCGTTACATAATGTGCCAAACGCATCACCTCTATATCTGGTATAGTCACTTCGACAGTCTTATAGAAATGGGTACATAAGAGAACAAATAAGCAATATATATTAATCCCATTTCTTGTACGTTAAACGATGATGGTTTACTAAGAGTCGATTTAAGTACCTGCCATCCGTAGCACTTATAGAGGCTATCTAGAGCTCTTAAGCAACATACTCTGATATCATCACTGCAATCGTTAAACCACTGGTATACGAAAAAGAAAACTTGTGTCAGCATTAAATTACAATATGTGAAAAAACAAAGTATTTCAGGTTTGGTGGGTGATATGAACCTCGTTGTATTTAGCGAGCCTGATACTAGACGTCTGTTTCGAAGGCTTTAGCATTGGAATATATAGTTTAGGCTGCTGATGTTAACATAGAAAAGGAATTACTCAGAATTTTGGATGTCTTAGAATTAAATTTTAACGAAATGAGAGATAAAGAAGTGGAGTAGATACCATATTGAGTTCACTTGTTTCAGCTCCACCGCTCATTGCTGCGTAACTGGTAACAATGGAAGTGGTATGTAAGTTGCCACGGAATTATGTCAGTTCTACAGCTAGAGGTGGTAATTCCTACTCATTTACTTGAAAATGGGTTTATTTGGGCTACGTTATAACTCTAACGGGTCAAATGGGCCCATTTTTAAAGCTTAGCTCAAATCAAGCAAGCAAATTGTTTTGACTCGTGCACATCGATTATACTATTAGTTGGCTGAATTTTGTGTGACGGTTACATTTCTTGTCTTTAACGACCTGTATGATATTCAAATAATTTATGCTAGTAATATAGTTTTCTaatattattaagtacattaattatTAGCAAAATAAGAAAATGGACGAAAGTGAGATGGTGGCTCAATTCAATCCAACCGGTTATGAGTTTATGACCCATGTTAAAAATGATATGTTTTAACCCAAACCCATTTTGCCACCTTTAGATGTATGTGGAAAAGTACTGGATCAAGAATACTTACACGATTAGAGAATCCTCAACTGTGCCTGCTAGTATTCCAACCATTCCAACTGTCCAGTTCAACGGTATAACCCTAGAAACAAAGGATTGACATTATTAGTTCTAAAGTTTTATGATACAAAAGATGACATTTAAGATATAATACAGACCCAGAGTGTGATATGCgaccaaatgatggttttaaaCCAACGATACCACAAAGAGCAGCAGGCATTCTCACAGATCCTACATAAATATAATAGGATGGTTCAACAGATGAGCTCAATTGTGGCAATTGCATTGTTTGTAAATAAtggttcctttttttttttttttttttttttttttttttttttttttttcttttttttttttgaagtcggTTCGAGTTTTGTTTACCTCCCCCATCAACCCCAAGGGCTACTGGGCATAACCCTGCGCACACGACGGCAGCAGATCCGCTAGACGAGCCACCAGGGATTCGTTTCGGATCGTATGGATTTCTGGATGTCCTGCATCATTGACAACAAAAGATTAATGAGTTTACTTATGAATTCGCATTTTGAGTTATATTTAATCTCTAAAGATTTGATAATTAAGTATTCTGGGTCAACACAACCCGACACATTTCGAATACAAAAGGGGCACTTTTCACACATTACCCAACCCATCTGACCCAATTGGTTTTCCCTTTGCCACCTCTATGTTCAAGATTTGTTATTTGAAATAGCTCAAGATATACAGAGTAACAGCAAGTAATTTTTTTTTACCCGTAATGTGGGTTTATCCCACTAGTTCCTGCGCCGAGCTCATGCATATTTGTTTTTCCGACGAGTATGGCCCCACATGATCTAAGACGGTTAACACAGAAAGCATCTTCTGTACAAGGTCTTTCCTTATGCAGCCACGTTGTACCTCCTGTACCAAACAATCATGTACTCTTGCTACTTAAAAGTTACAATAGACATGACATATACATAGTAGTTACTACTAAGCCTAGGTGGCAAAATGAGCGGGTTGAGCAAATGGTCAACACATGATAGAGTCCAGTCACGTTAACTCTTAAACGGTTTTATGGATACATATCTTTGTTAAATAAGATTACAAAGTGTATGTTATCACAATAATATTTCTTCTGTTCCCGTgtactaatttttttttatttgaggCGTTAGTGTTGAACCGTAGTCAACCCGTTCATACTTTAATGGGTCAAAGTTGCCCTGTCTGCTAGGTAACACTCACTGTTACATTACCGGTGGTTGCATATGGAACACAATCAATCTCATCCTTGACTGCAATCGGAACTCCATCTAGAACTGAAATCGGTTCTCCTGTATACATCAACGAACAACAGTAAATGTGAGTTACCAAGTGACTCTGCATTCGGTTGTATCTATAATGTGTTTTGGTCAGTTCGAGTATTAACTAGAAACGTTGAAATGTTAACGTTTACCTTTCTCATACCGAAGAGTTGACTCCTTAGCTTGCTTTAGAATATCATGAGATTCATAATTAATGAAGAATGACATATTCAGCCCTAGAGTGGAAGATTGCATGATTGCAGATATTAAACGCTCTGCAACCTTAAAAAGAGAAAAATATAACTAGTTAAAAACAATGAAACCATAAAAGTTTCAACTAAAGTGGCAAAATGGGTGGGTTAGATACAGTTGGTGTTATGTCATCTTGAGCTTaaatactttttattttttattttataatgtTTAATAAAACGTTATAAAAAGTTGGTTTGCCCAAATACAAAGTTGTACTCCGtatcttataaataattaaatttgtTGGATAAACTGATTAACGACGTTTTTATGCATTATTAAAACAGTTATCTGACTTCGACCTGCAAGAATTATTCGATTCCTTTTCGTTGTAAAGAATCTTTTTCCTCACCCTAAAACGTGAAACATCACACGAATCGACCTATTTATTTGGAAATGGGCCAAAATTGCCACGTCTAAGTAGAATCCTTTCTGCTTAACAATTAGTCATACGAAATGTTAATATACCTTCAGAGGAGTAATCTTTCCCGATGTATATGCTCTTGAATAATCCATTATCGTCCAACGAAAAAAACCTTTTTCCGAAGTTATGTCGTTAAGTATGGTTTCTGAAGACTGTAAACAGTCCTTGGCTTCTTTAACTATTTCTGCTGGTGATAAACCAGAGTCCAAGCATTTTGATTCTTCATCTTGTTTAGCATCTGCATTATGAAATAGTTGCTCTCTCTTGTCAAATAATATATCTATGTAAGTAACTTATTCTTTAATTTTGTTTTCCTTAAAAGAtgttttacatgtaaataaaaggaTCACTTTATCAATTCATACCAGCTGGCCTTATTCaataatatatctatataaataactTATTCAATAATATAATATAGGGCAAAATGACCTGAAAGGGAATATAAAAGTCAAAATTTCCCAACAAAGAGAATGTCATTTTTCACTTTGCCCAAAAAGGTAACATGATTTCAATTTGTTGTAGAGAAAGGATTATAATTTGAAAAAAAGTTCAATAAAGGGAATATTCGTCCACGTGTGCATCTACATCCACATAGACGTCACGCCATCGAATTTGATGAGGTGGCGCCAAAAAGGTCACATGATTTCAATTTAGTGTAGAGAAAGGATTATAATTTGAAAAAAAGTTCAATAAAGGGAATATTCGTCCACTTGTGCATCTACATCCACATAGGCGCACGCCATCGAATCTGACGAGGTGACGCCATGTCACTGAATTTTTCGACGCCAGTCATCGAATTTTCCGGCTAAAAAAATTTTCGGCGACTTTTTTTGGCCAGAAAGTAAATTTTTTGGCAACACGTCATCTGAGTAGTTGATGACGTGGCACCACCTCATTAGATTTGATGATTTGGCGTTTATGTGAATTCACATGTTGACAAATATTACCTTTATTGAACTGTTTTTAATTTATAATCCTTTCTCTCCACCAATTTGAAATCACGTTACCTTTTTGGACAAAGTGAAGAGCGACATTACCTTTATAGGGAAATTTTGACTTTTATAGTATCTTTTTGAACAATTTGTCAtataataatatatctatataaaatAACTTATTCTTTATGCCTTTTGAGTTTTCATTGTTATAAGATAGAAATATCTTCAATGATGGACTTTATGGCGACGCTTTGGACTTTATGGCGCTTCAGAAACAGCTCCATCTTTGATCCTTCCAAATTTAAAAAATGTCAAATTATCGATTATATTGTTATTTCTTCTTTCGATTGGCTTTCTTCTCGTTATTTGAAAGCTAATTTAAATTGGAATACTTGGTTGCAAAACCCTCTTTTATCTTTGTAATGCCCTAGCTCCTTGCTagtttttttatataatttaaagccgtttaaaaaaaaataagatagCAATATCTTTTAGTTCTTGATGGTATGAACCATGAAGCTGACCTTCATAAGGGTGTAAAGGAACATATAGAGGTGATTCTTCCAATACTGCAAATGAAACAAGCTGCACAAAACCAAACCGATGCAACTTCGaatcaataaaaaaaaataatgttaaATCGATTTGATTATTCTTTTTCTTGACATAATCTAAAAATGCTTGACTTTTGTAGTTTTATGCAAGCTAATATACCCAAAATGCTGCTGTAATATAATGATTATTACTGGCTGTCACTCCTAAAACAAAGGGATAAGTTTCATACTTAGAATAGAATGACATGGACTTTTTGCAACAAGAAAtatttgaccaaaatctaagtttctgtcaaatgttattgttattggtttttccgttttttaaaaaaaaatgtctcCTAGTAATCCTTGTTCGATTTAAAATATTTTTGATAAATGTTGATTTAACACTTATATTCAATGTAAATTTGATTGAATTTATATAAAAAATGAATGATGAAAAGTAGTAATGAAGGTATATTGAAAGTCAAATGATATTTACGTTAGTTATGTTTATTTTTCCGAAAGGACAATTATTTTGTGAGATATAAATAGTAAAATTGAAAAACAAACAAATTTGAGACGGATAAGAGTAATTTTGTGAACTAAtccgacacaaaaaaaaaaaaaaaaaaaaaaaaaaaaatttcatacctatacatatgtatatatataaatcttacTATAACCAATGGACTTGTATGAATCAAATCAGTGTAAACTACACTATTTTATCATGAAAAGGTTAATGAGCGTTTTGAAGTTATTTAATCATAGTGTTGGCTTTTAAAGTTAGAGTAATTCTCTTCTAGTTAAAAAAATGTTTTTTAATTCCATATCATTCCTACGTTTAAATAAATGAGCATTTCGTAAAAATAATCATAGATTTGATCCATTTATATAGTGATATAAAACTCtaaaatgatgatatcattattaagctaattattatttaatttttataattatgatgtcataattatatataatttaattaaaaaaataatacgaaatcttttataaaagaaaataccgATCTctcctaaattataattttaattttctaaaaaaaaattaaaaggaatttattattactaataatagttattattattaaaaatataaatactgactttattattattatttaattttaatataataattataattattatattattaatattcaaatatggattctttttacaaaattaattactttacatatgtatgcgaaaataaatgtctctatatatttgtaaaaacaacgacacgtttcttagtcaaacgggtcattaaaataaataatattagcatttacattcacttaatacttaaaacatgtcattaaattgtttcgtttaaaaaaactggtgatttcacgggtcatttcactagtaaaaaATATATTGTTATTTTTAAACGCATCTTTGAAGCACATAACCATTTTAAACGCATCTTTGAAGAACTGAGTTTCGAAAGACCAAGTCTTGAAAATCTCATCTACCCGTCTCTTACAATAGAGGAAGCCAATACACTTGAAACACCAATCGAAGAAAAAGAAATTCACGATGCTATTCTTGATTGTGGGAGTACAAAGGCCCCTGGGCCCGATGGATTCAATTTGAGATTTTTCAAAAAATTTTGGGATATCATTAAAGGCGATTTAGTAGATGCTATTGTGTGGTTTTGGGAAAAATCGGAATTCTCAAAGGGTTGCAATGCTTCATTTGTCACACTAATCCCCAAGAAGGTAGATGCATTGAGTCTCGGTGACTATCGACCTATTAGTCTCATAGGTAGTTACTACAAAATCATTTCAAAAATTCTCTCAAACCGTCTTAGGAAAACGATTCCTTCTCTTATTGGGCCGGAACAAAGCGCTTTCTTGAAATAAAGATTCATCCTTGATGGTGCTTTAATTGCCAATGAAAGTATCGAGTTTCTCAAATCAACTAAACAGAAGGGTATGATATTCAAAGTAGATTTTGAAAAGGCTTTCGATTGCTTAAATTGGAATTTTCTCATGGGTGTGATGAAGTGTATGGGATTCGGTGAAAAATGGAGGAAGTGGATCTATTCATGCTTAAGTTCCGCatcaatctctattcttgtcaatggCTCACCTACTAATGAATTTAATATAAGTCGGGGTGTAAGACAAGGTGACCCTCTTTCTCCGTTTCTCTTCATTATAGCCGCTGAAGGACTTAATATCTTAGCAAAAGCGGCTACGGATAAGGGTCTATTTAAGGGCATAGAAATTGGTGCCGACAAAATTTTAGTTTCTCATCTTCAATATGCCGACGACACAATTTTTATTGGTGATTGGTCCCGTCCAAATGCTTATAGTATTCGAAACCTACTCAAATGCTTTGAATTAGCATCGGGCTTGAAAGTAAACTTCCAAAAAAGTTGTCTATACGGGATTGGTGTGGATTTTAATGAAGTTAACCATGTGGCAAATCGAATTGGTTGTCAAGTTGGTAAATTCCCTTTTACTTATCTTGGGCTACCGATTGGGTCAAAAATGAATAAAGTAATCGATTGGAACCCGGTCATTGATAAATTCAAAGCTAGACTCTCAAATTGGAGAATGCGTTCGATGTCATTTGGTGGCAGAATAGTTCTTATTAAGTCGGTTTTAAATAGTCTCCCATTGTATTTCTTCTCGCTTTACCGTGCTCCTCCTCGAGTGTTAAAAATCCTTGAGAGTATTAGACGTTCTTTTTTTGTGGGGTGGGTCGGATGTGGGGTCAAAAATTTCGTGGGTCAAGTGGGATGGTGTCATAAACTCTTATGAGAATGGGGGGTTAAATTTTGGGTCTTTAAAAAGTAAAAATTTATCACTTTtgggaaagtggtggtggaggttcaaaatcgAAACCAATTCACCTTGGGTTAAAATTATTCGTAGTTTATATGGTTCGGGTGGTGGCCTGGAGTTGGTGGTTGATTCTCATCGTCCACCCTCTTCAGGTTGTTGGCATAACATTATTCTTCCAGGTTTAAAGATAGACGAATGCAATATCAACTTCAGCAGCTCCTTTATTAAATCCATTGGCGATGGCTCATCAACAGCTTTTTGGGAGGAGCAATGGATTGGCAACTCTAAACTGTGCAACAGATATCCAAGATTGTATCACCTTGAAAAATCAAAACACATTACTATTAATAACCGTATCATATTTGGTGATTCTGGGGTTACTTTTATCTGGGAATGGGCCCGAAACCCTTCTGGCCGAACTGCAGACGAGCTTTCTGACATAATTAATTTCGTATCTGCTTTTAATTTCAATTGCAGCGAACGTGATAAATGGAGATGGTCTCTTGCTTCCTCTGGTCTATTCACTGTAAAGGAGTTATCGTGTATCATCGACGAACATGTTCTGCCTATCTCGAGCAATATCACAGAAACATTGAAAAATAATTTAATCCCTAAAAAATTGGAGGTTTTTGTATGGCGTGCAATTGAAAAGCGACTGCTGGTAAGG includes these proteins:
- the LOC139855550 gene encoding fatty acid amide hydrolase-like, which translates into the protein MGLLKDNGVFYNPVNEIDFGPNSNKVYLHADVKAPRMTGIFAKIFAWFLELKIFGDVLLYFLKKNNRIQKLVSFAVLEESPLYVPLHPYEDAKQDEESKCLDSGLSPAEIVKEAKDCLQSSETILNDITSEKGFFRWTIMDYSRAYTSGKITPLKVAERLISAIMQSSTLGLNMSFFINYESHDILKQAKESTLRYEKGEPISVLDGVPIAVKDEIDCVPYATTGGTTWLHKERPCTEDAFCVNRLRSCGAILVGKTNMHELGAGTSGINPHYGTSRNPYDPKRIPGGSSSGSAAVVCAGLCPVALGVDGGGSVRMPAALCGIVGLKPSFGRISHSGVIPLNWTVGMVGILAGTVEDSLIVYAAMSGGAETSELNMQPKLYIPMLKPSKQTSSIRLAKYNEWFNDCSDDIRVCCLRALDSLYKCYGWQTVEVTIPDIEVMRLAHYVTIGAECSASLGHLLEKHNKSESGSDVRVGVSVYGAFSSRDYLNAQRIRNRLMKIHEKIFTMADVIVTPTVGVTAYEIKDDVHETGELDYVNGAALVRYAIAGNFLGLPAVTVPVGYDKLGLPIGIQFIGKPWSEAKLIQIAHAMEALCKTEYRKPQVYYDLLTVS